In one Rutidosis leptorrhynchoides isolate AG116_Rl617_1_P2 chromosome 8, CSIRO_AGI_Rlap_v1, whole genome shotgun sequence genomic region, the following are encoded:
- the LOC139861384 gene encoding LIM domain-containing protein PLIM2b-like produces MSFTGTLDKCKACDKTVYFVDLLSVDGITYHKSCFRCSHCKGTLSMNSYSSMDGVLYCKPHFEQLFKESGNFSKNFQTAAKPDRENMSRAPSKLSSMFSGTQDKCRQCNKTVYPLEKVTMEGEPYHKSCFKCAHGGCPLTHSSYAALDGVLYCKHHFAQLFMEKGNYTHVLEAANRKSSAKPEDVALDPPPPEEEGGGVGDSGGGGGIGGGAEEEESQPEQPPLEEEKPQEDEQSYPKYT; encoded by the exons ATGTCATTCACAGGAACTTTAGATAAATGCAAGGCTTGCGATAAGACTGTTTATTTTGTCGATTTATTGTCCGTTGATGGAATCACATATCATAAATCTTGCTTTAGATGCAGCCATTGTAAAGGCACTCTTTCG ATGAACAGCTACTCATCCATGGATGGAGTTCTTTACTGTAAGCCTCATTTTGAACAACTCTTCAAAGAATCTGGGAATTTTAGCAAGAATTTTCAAACAG CGGCAAAACCGGATAGAGAAAACATG tcAAGGGCTCCAAGCAAACTCTCATCTATGTTCTCTGGTACCCAAGACAAATGTAGACAATGTAATAAAACTGTCTACCCCCTTGAGAAG GTGACGATGGAAGGGGAACCGTATCACAAATCATGCTTCAAATGTGCTCATGGAGGTTGTCCTCTAACACACTCATCATATGCTGCACTTGATGGTGTTCTTTACTGCAAACATCATTTTGCTCAACTCTTCATGGAGAAAGGAAATTATACTCATGTCCTTGAGGCCGCAAATAGAAAGAGCAGTGCAAAACCAGAGGATGTTGCACTGGACCCACCACCGCCAGAGGAGGAAGGTGGTGGAGTAGGagatagtggtggtggtggtggtattgGTGGTGGGGCGGAGGAAGAAGAGAGTCAGCCAGAACAACCACCACTCGAAGAGGAGAAGCCGCAAGAAGATGAGCAGTCCTATCCTAAATATACTTAA